CGCTGATGGTTCCCGAGCGCCCGAGGACATACTCGCCCAGATTTGCGCCCTTGTTACAGCCGGCGACGACGAGATCAGGATCCGGGCCGAGTTCGGCCAGTCCGGCGACGACACAGTCAGCGGGCGTGCCGTGGACGGCGTAGCCAAGGTCGTGCTCGGAGACATCGACTTCGTGCGAGATCGAGCGCCCGCAGGCGCTTTGATCGGTCGCTGGGGCGACGACGGTGACGTTCGCATCGACCGAGAGCGCGTCATGAAGCGCGCGAATCCCGGTGCTATCGATGCCGTCGTCGTTCGTCAGGAGAATCTCGAGTGGCTCGCTCATAGCGGGTGGGTTGGAGGCCGGCGCGAAAAGCCCACCGTTTCGTGCTGTCTCACGAACACCAGTCACCCGACGCTCACATCACGTGGTCGACAATGGTCTCTTCGTCGACGATCAGATTGTACGCCTGTTCGTCGTCGTTCCACAGCACCAGTATCTGCTCGAACGAGAGGATGGCACCGTATTCGGCCTCGAGCAGCGGGCGGTTGAGCGAGGTTTCGTTCGTGAGGACGGCGTAGTGGCCGATTGATTCGCTGCCGTCGCTGATTTTGAAGACGGGATTCGACCGTGACTGGCCATACTCGTCGTCGTTGGCGCTAAGGGAGTGACTGAGTTTGGCTGCGGCGAGGTCGATTCGGTTCGTGACGTGGCGGTCCATCTCGGCCATTTTCGCCCAGTCACTGGTCTCGAGTGCAACGTCGATTCGTCGGGTGCCATCCAGGCGCAGGAGCGACGCAGAGTACTGGACGTCGACGTTGATGAACTCGCCGGGGGCGTGTTCGTCGTCGTGCTCGGGCGTCGCGTCGTCGAGGTTGCGCTGGAACGGCGGCACCTCGAGGTCGGGGCGGACGTCGAACGACCAGCCCCGGTCCGAGGGGCGTTCACCCGGCCAAAGGCGCACGGCGGGGCTGTAGACCGTGACGGTCCCCTGCCGGCGCTGTCGTCGGGTAGCGGCCGCGGTTTCGTTTGCGTCGCCGTCGTCGCCTCCATCGCCGTCTGTGCCGTTGTGCCCGTCATCAAACACCGACTGTGCGAGCACGCGCTCGTCCTCGAGCGTGCGCTCGAGATCACGCAGTTGGACGCTCGTGTTCTTGTCGGCTGGCGCAATTGCGAGCAGCGTTCCATCAGGAGCGAGCAACTCGAGGGTCTCACGGAGAACGGCTTCAGGGTCTGAAAGCTCGCTCAGGACGTTACAGGCCAGAATCAGATCGAAGCCGTCGTCGGCTGCGGTCGGATCGAACGTCGCGGCTGCGTCCGCCGTTTCGTCTCGCGTGACGGTTGCCGGATCGAACGCCTCGATAGTCGTCTCATGCACCGTTGTATGGACGTTCCGACCCGTTTCAGAGAGAAGTGCCTCGAGCACGTCGGCGGCGGCGCTCGGTTCGATCGCGTGATAGTCGAGTAAGGCATCTTCGGGGACGTAATCTGCGAGTCCGAGGGCAGGACCGCCGACGCCAGCCCCAATGTCGAGGACGCGCATCGTCTGGTCGAGCAGGCCACGATCGGCGAGGTCCTCGAGTGCGTACTGGATCGCAGCGTAGTACGCCGGTAGGTGATAAATCGCATAGCCAGCGGCGACGTCATCGTCGTACTCGACAGGCCGGCGCTCGAGATAGCTTGCTTTGAAGCGCCGGATGGTCGACCGCAGGAGGTCGCCCGTTGCGTCTTCGTGCCAGTTGACGCCGTACTGGTCGACGAGGAACTCCTCGAGGGCGTCCGCATAGGCCGACGGGAACGCGGTGACTGGCCGCCGATTCGGCCGAATCGCCTCGTCGGGGACGGGTTCGAAGGTGCCATCCTCGCGCTCGACTAATCGGAGGTCGACCGCATCCTCTCGTAGGTGTTGTCGAACAACTGCGGGATGTGGATTCCCTTCGACGTACTCACAGATTTCGTCGGGATCAATTGGTCGGACATTGCGTAGATACTTCGCGTTCGATCGGATCGCCTCTCGCTGGTCGCTCATAATGAATCTCCGTCAGCTGTCTGCCACGTCTGTGTTGCCTCGCGATACAGCGCCTCGAGTTCCGCGCTGTCTGCGTCGGCGACTCGTGTGGCCGCGTCGGCTACCGCATCGGCTCCCGCGAACGTCTCCTGAATATCGGCGTAGACGCGTGGTGTCCCACCGGTCATCTGCGTGGCGAGCGTCGCGAGTTGGTCGTAGATCGGTGTCTCGAATCCTTCTGGAACTGGCTTGGCTGCAATCGCGAACGACAGTACTGCTGCGTGCGTTGCTGCCTGCACCGTCTCCATGGCTTCGTCGTGTTCCGTTGCCGTCGTCTCGAGCAGCGAGTTCCCACGATCATCGAGACTCTCGAGGAGTGCCTCGGTCACCGGCCCCGACTCATCGCGGACGACGGCGATCGAGCCCGGTGCGCGTTCGGGCGCAAACAATGGATGCAGGCTCACACGCTCACAGTCCGGTGCGTGTTCGGCCATCGCCTCGAGTGCAGGAGCCATCACGCCAGAGACGTCAATGATGGCCTCGCTGGCGCGGTCGGCGTGGGCGGCGATCGCATCGGTGACGTGGATCATCGGAACGGCCAGACAGACGAGGTCATAGCGATCCTCGATCGCAGTTGCCTCCCCATCGTCACTCGAGGCCAGTGAGACGGCCGTTGCGTCGGGAACCGTCTCGGCGGCTGCAGCGGCAGCGTCGGCGTCGACGTCGGCGAACGTCACCGGGGCGTCGAGGGCGCGCCCGATCCACGTCCCCATTGCCCCCGCGCCGACGATCAGTACGTCCATCGGCCTGTGATAGCCCCCGCCGTCGCAAAAGCCGTTCGATCGATCACGTTACCTGACGGTCGCTGCAGCCGCCAGTATCGATTCCTCGCCATCGTATGCTGGCTGCTACCGCCCACCAAGGACTAAACCGTCGGTTCCCGTAGCGTGTGTATGGGAGCGACCGACCGCCCACGGTTTGCATCCGATGCAAGCCAACAAATCTACGAGTACGTCGAACGCCACGGCACCGTCGACCGCGATAAACTCCTCGAGTTCGTCGCCCTGCCCGCCGAGACGTTTCGAACCCACCTCGAGGAGTTGCAAGCTGATGGTTATCTCGAAGAAGACGATGGTACGCTGCGAATCGCCGTCGAATTCGGGGCTGTCGAGGAGTGCGAAATCGACGAGTTTTCAGTTACGATTTGTCCGGCCCATCACGACGACTTCGACAGCCTCATCGAAACGATTCGAGACGTTACTGCCGCAGAGACGTACGTCGTCGCCGAATCCATCGCGGAGGAACTCCTCTACGAGAACGCGATCACGCGCCACAACGCCGTTCGCTCGCGCGTCTTCTTCGTCGCAACCGTCGAAGGCGAAGTCATCGGCTGGACCCACCTCGAGTTGCCCCAGGTCGACCGACTACACGGCACTGCCCAACAGACCGTTGGCGTTCGTCAGTCCTACCAGGGTCACGGCATCGGCGAGACACTCCTCGAGCGTGGCATCGAGTGGGCCGAAGCCAACGGATTCCGGAAGGTGTACAACAGCGTGCCAGTCACCAACGACCACGCGCTCGCGTTTCTGACGGATCGTGGCTGGGATACCGAAGCGATCCGTCGCGATCACTACGTCGTCGGTGACGAACTGGTCGACGAGGTGATGATGGCGCGCGAACTGTAATCCAACACAACGCGACACGGGGTCGTGTTGGGTCAGCACTCTTGGTCGGTCGGTTCGAAGCCACTGCTATGACACAGATCGCCATCGTCGGCGCTGGTGGTGCCGGTGCCGCCGCCGCGTACGCCCTCGAGCAGCGAGATAGAGACGTTTCGATCACCGTCCTCGAGAAATCTGGCGGCGTCTGCGGCCGAGCAGCGACACGACGGCGTGATGAACTCACCTACGACTACGGCGCGAACTACGTCAAAGACGCCGACGAACGCGTCACGGAACTTCTGACAAAAACGCTCGAGACCGAGGGACTGGTCGACATCAGCGAGCCGATCTGGACGTTCGACGGCGACGGGTCGATTTCCGAGGGGCGCGACGCCGACGAGCACAAGTGGACCTATCGTGAGGGACTGACCCAGATCGCAAAGCGATTGTTTGCACGGACAGAGGCCAATGTTCACCGCCGGACACGAGTCAAGCGAGTCAGCTGCGATGACTCCGCTGGCTCGGACGGTGACTCACCCGAGTGGCGACTCGAGGATGACGACGGCAAGACGTGGGGACCGTTCGACCGGCTGTTGTTGACTCCGCCAGCGCCACAGACGGCCGAGTTGCTCCGGGCGGCCGAGTGGGGCGACCGCGACCTCCTCCGCGAGCGCCTCGCT
The Natronolimnobius sp. AArcel1 genome window above contains:
- a CDS encoding small ribosomal subunit Rsm22 family protein, with the translated sequence MSDQREAIRSNAKYLRNVRPIDPDEICEYVEGNPHPAVVRQHLREDAVDLRLVEREDGTFEPVPDEAIRPNRRPVTAFPSAYADALEEFLVDQYGVNWHEDATGDLLRSTIRRFKASYLERRPVEYDDDVAAGYAIYHLPAYYAAIQYALEDLADRGLLDQTMRVLDIGAGVGGPALGLADYVPEDALLDYHAIEPSAAADVLEALLSETGRNVHTTVHETTIEAFDPATVTRDETADAAATFDPTAADDGFDLILACNVLSELSDPEAVLRETLELLAPDGTLLAIAPADKNTSVQLRDLERTLEDERVLAQSVFDDGHNGTDGDGGDDGDANETAAATRRQRRQGTVTVYSPAVRLWPGERPSDRGWSFDVRPDLEVPPFQRNLDDATPEHDDEHAPGEFINVDVQYSASLLRLDGTRRIDVALETSDWAKMAEMDRHVTNRIDLAAAKLSHSLSANDDEYGQSRSNPVFKISDGSESIGHYAVLTNETSLNRPLLEAEYGAILSFEQILVLWNDDEQAYNLIVDEETIVDHVM
- a CDS encoding prephenate dehydrogenase/arogenate dehydrogenase family protein; the protein is MDVLIVGAGAMGTWIGRALDAPVTFADVDADAAAAAAETVPDATAVSLASSDDGEATAIEDRYDLVCLAVPMIHVTDAIAAHADRASEAIIDVSGVMAPALEAMAEHAPDCERVSLHPLFAPERAPGSIAVVRDESGPVTEALLESLDDRGNSLLETTATEHDEAMETVQAATHAAVLSFAIAAKPVPEGFETPIYDQLATLATQMTGGTPRVYADIQETFAGADAVADAATRVADADSAELEALYREATQTWQTADGDSL
- a CDS encoding GNAT family N-acetyltransferase is translated as MGATDRPRFASDASQQIYEYVERHGTVDRDKLLEFVALPAETFRTHLEELQADGYLEEDDGTLRIAVEFGAVEECEIDEFSVTICPAHHDDFDSLIETIRDVTAAETYVVAESIAEELLYENAITRHNAVRSRVFFVATVEGEVIGWTHLELPQVDRLHGTAQQTVGVRQSYQGHGIGETLLERGIEWAEANGFRKVYNSVPVTNDHALAFLTDRGWDTEAIRRDHYVVGDELVDEVMMAREL
- a CDS encoding NAD(P)/FAD-dependent oxidoreductase; translated protein: MTQIAIVGAGGAGAAAAYALEQRDRDVSITVLEKSGGVCGRAATRRRDELTYDYGANYVKDADERVTELLTKTLETEGLVDISEPIWTFDGDGSISEGRDADEHKWTYREGLTQIAKRLFARTEANVHRRTRVKRVSCDDSAGSDGDSPEWRLEDDDGKTWGPFDRLLLTPPAPQTAELLRAAEWGDRDLLRERLAGAIDDVPYRSIWTGIFHYPFELEVPYYALVNTDKNHEIGWLAREECKPGHVPDGESVLVVQANHEWSLEHFDDPPAETLAELAALTADLLEDDRLADPDWTDHQGWRYAQPDDGVDLEPLRRAEREGLYCLGDWVVGEGRLHAALRSGLECGDRISLE